The Terracoccus luteus genome includes a region encoding these proteins:
- a CDS encoding ketose-bisphosphate aldolase has product MLVNGVKLLQVARENQFAVPAFNISDHAMAKGIFEICEETESPLIVAIHPDEVSHVGADFLPAVLSRALRSTVPVAVHWDHGATYEEALRAIQLGFTSVMIDASLKPFDDNVAVSKQVAHAAHAVDVSVEAELGTIGKTDDEAEAGTDSIVYTDPDDAVRFVGLTGIDSLAVAVGTCHGLYPDWMKPEIKLDLLERIEAAVAIPLVLHGGSGNPDEEIAKSVMHGVAKINISSDIKVAYHDKMREVLADTKLREPNSIQPPCIEAMKVTAAHKIELFNASGQAALY; this is encoded by the coding sequence CACGCGATGGCGAAGGGCATCTTCGAGATCTGCGAAGAGACCGAGTCGCCGCTCATCGTGGCCATCCACCCCGACGAGGTCAGCCACGTCGGCGCCGACTTCCTCCCCGCGGTGCTGAGCCGAGCGCTGCGCTCGACCGTCCCGGTCGCGGTGCACTGGGACCACGGCGCCACGTACGAGGAGGCGCTGCGGGCCATCCAGCTCGGCTTCACCTCCGTCATGATCGACGCCTCGCTCAAGCCCTTCGACGACAACGTCGCCGTCTCGAAGCAGGTGGCCCACGCCGCCCACGCCGTCGACGTCAGCGTCGAGGCCGAGCTCGGCACCATCGGCAAGACCGACGACGAGGCCGAGGCCGGCACCGACTCCATCGTCTACACCGACCCCGACGACGCGGTCCGCTTCGTCGGGCTCACCGGCATCGACAGCCTGGCCGTCGCCGTCGGCACCTGCCACGGCCTCTACCCCGACTGGATGAAGCCCGAGATCAAGCTCGACCTGCTCGAGCGCATCGAGGCCGCCGTCGCCATCCCGCTCGTGCTGCACGGCGGCTCGGGCAACCCCGACGAGGAGATCGCCAAGTCGGTCATGCACGGCGTCGCCAAGATCAACATCAGCAGCGACATCAAGGTGGCCTACCACGACAAGATGCGCGAGGTGCTCGCGGACACCAAGCTGCGCGAGCCGAACTCGATCCAGCCGCCGTGCATCGAGGCCATGAAGGTCACGGCCGCGCACAAGATCGAGCTGTTCAACGCGAGCGGCCAGGCTGCCCTGTATTGA